From Amaranthus tricolor cultivar Red isolate AtriRed21 chromosome 4, ASM2621246v1, whole genome shotgun sequence:
cgaattatgttacaccgATCAGAACACAATGGAAAAGAGATGGGAAAGATGTTGGCATTTTGCTATTCCAGGTATATTAAAGTGGAGTTTCTAAATATGGAAGAATCTTACCATAGTAGACTGACCGAGTGATCTCAGAACTTTAACTGTGCCGCCTCTCCCATCTGCTCCCACGGAAATTAAAGAATCGGTATTATTGCTTGATCCAGATGGACCTTTGTTCTGTGCCCGCTTGCACCATTTCCCCAGGTACCGGTTTGCTCCATCTGGTCCAAGCAGTCCTCCTGTAAAGCACCGATTTCCTGCACATACAATGTCATGAAAATActattatatttatatcatCACTCATCGTTCAATTGTCATATGAATGTAGAAGATACCCTTTGAtgaactaaataaaaattagagatTGAAATAATCTTCAAAATGTTGAATGGGAAATTGTAACATGCCTGGCTCAGCTAGGTGAATGAAAGAAGTTTCTGCATTAGGTTTAAATGAAGGCTGAACTTGTGTAACGTCCTGAAGGCCCAAACCCGAAGCTTCATTTGTAGCAGGATCATTGAACACTTTGTTTCGAAGACCAGCAAAATCTGGCAATCCGTGTGGGTGGTTTGACTTTGATTGCTGAATTTGATCCTCCTTATTGTCAGAATCAACAGTTCCGAATGATTTACATTTCTGATAGAATCGACCCTTCCAGTTATCACCCTGTGAATGAGTATCCATGGTGTTCAACTTTTGTTCAGCATCATCACAACCTAAAGAGTCATCATCTCTCACTTTCTTATGTTGGTGTATTCCGTCACTTTTGAGAGTAAAAGTGGCCTTACTTTTATTGGTTTCTTTGTTAACGTAAAAATCATCGCCTTCCTCTTCATCCAAATCAATCACTGATGTTGGAGATTGACCCTTCTGTTCAAAAGGTGACTGGTTGAGGCTAGTTGAAGTGCCTGACATTTTATTCATGGTTGGCAAAGTGACATTATCAAGATTTCTCATGGGCGCTTTTAAAGATCTTAACTGTTCATTGTCTTTTGCTTCGATGGTTGTCTCTAGCTCCTGAACTCTGGTCTGATCATTGTAAATTACAAGCACAAATCAGACAAAGTCCATACTTGCAAATAGCTCCAAAGAACTAGAAAGCATTAGCTGAATCACCTTGAGCTTTAATATCTTTTCCTGTGCTTTTTCAAGCTTTCTCAGTGAACGAGCTTCTCCCCTCCCCAAAGTATTGCATTTGGCCATCAATTCTTTGTAGGTCCTGGATAAGAATGAATtcaagtctttttttttttttgccttacAACATCAATGAAATGATAACAAAAGTACATTTTTGGTACACACAGATGTGGGCAACCATgtattttgggattaaggcttttgCTTTGTTGGTTATGTATGCAAGACAATGCATTGGTAAAAACAACTCCCTCCATGCAAATTGGGCTTAGCCACTTTCTATTTTAACTTGTTTGTCTTTACTTTACTAGAAGGACATAAGTGTATGTCCACAACAGACATATGTTGTTCAGCAAAGAAATTCAAGATCACTGATAAAAATTCATCTCAAATAGCATAATAGCCATAAATAGTTGTATTTGCTAAGATCAAATACCCCCATTTAGGTTCCATGTGTAGTAATATACCTAGTCCATGAATGACATAAACTTGAGCAAACATCAAAACCATAATGCAAACCTACAACCAGTTTAGAGTTTTAGACTGAATAGGAGAGTGGAATACAATCGAACTAGTGTATGCCAAGACTTGGTCCAAATCATTAAACAGAATGTTTAAGCCAAAGACATACATATGAAACATAAGCTGCTGCAAAAACAATAGACATTGAAGAGCAAGAAAAGTGCGTGCATCACTTACTTGTTACGAATTACCAAAGACTTCTTGAGTACATCAATTGCGTCTTGGTTATTGTTTTCATTACCCACCGTAGCAAGCTTCACAATCTCTTCCTCCTCAAGATTACAATCAGATACCCTAAAGGAAAAGGACAATTCCAAACAACAAAGCATCAGCATCAAAcagaatcaaataaaaaaatctacaaCTCATTAACCTACAATTTTAAGGCAGCAATCTCTTTCACTAACGCCATATTCCTCTCTTGCAACTTTGAGCATTCCAAATTCGATTTAATCAGATCCTACATCACAATCGACCAAAGTTTTATCAGCATATGACCAACAACATCCTGATAACAAATGCATCAGCATTAGTAGAAAACAAAGATGCTTAGACTCACACTAGACTTTGCTTGAAGGAGTGATTGAATGCATTCCTTATGCCTCAAAGCCTCGGTCTTCAATGCTACTTCTTTGGATaaattttctttacaaatttgAAGCTAAAACACATGAAACAGAACAATATCAACTCACTTTCCATAATAAAACAAGATAATTAAAACATCATTgttaaatatagatatataaccTAAGTAATTCTCCTTAACACAATAACATGAGTATACAATATCAAGAACATACATTACAGCCTACAACTAACTTTTTTCCTTGTGCATCCCTATACTTTCTGTTTATTTTCCATTACATTATGTCTATTACACTTTCAATTCATTCCATTTGCAGTAAAATATTCCTTCCCCTGTAAATCGATAGGGAACAAAAGGAATACATTTTCTACATGTATGTCTATTAATTGAGGAAACATAGAATCGTATAGGAGCAAAATTTACAgcaaaaagtaaagaaaagcTCTAAATTAATGTGATTAAACCTCATAAATTAGCGCAATTACTAAATCTTTAAGAAAAAATCAATAAGCTTTAGCTGAAAAAACATCAAAAGACTGGCCTGGCCTGGCCAAATACAATACCTCTTCTTTTACTTGATTTAGATCTTCCTGATGGAAATCAACAGCAGAACTTAATACCAAGACTTTGGCTTCCAATCTCTTGACTTCAATTCGCAATAACTCAGCATTTTCGGCATcttgattgttattattacgcTTCAAACATTCATTTTGCGATTGGGAAAGAATTGAATCGCCAATTGATTGAAAGTAAAGTCGAGTTACACTCTTTTTTGTACAACCTTGCTTACATACCGGACAAGTCTGCTTCTTCGTATTCGTACAATACTCAAACCATTGTTGTAAACTAAGATTTCCAGATATCAATCAATTAGGGGGAAAACTCAACTACATACAGAAATCAATGTAAAACGAAAAGAGGAAAAAAGAGAGTACCAGAGTTCATGAAAGACATGACCGCAAATCGAAATTGCTTGAAGGTCTTCAACAATTGGTTTTAGATCTTCATAACAAATTGAACAAATTGTTTTTGCGAAACTATTAGATCCCGACATTGAATTTTAGGGGAAAAAACAACATGAAAGTGAATTAGGGTTTTCGTTTCAGGGTACAGAATATTTTGGGGGGTTTTTTCTGGGTTAACTCAGCCTTAAAGAACCCCATAAATGAGTGAAGTTtggaaatgaaaatgaaaatccttttgaaattttcattttcGAATTAGCGAGTTGAAAATTTTTTCTGGGCGCGAACATTTTGTATTTTGTAGGGATTTAATTTGTTTCACTCTTCTCgggaaatttcacgtggtagCGTCGAACTTTTATGAAATGTTACTGGTagcatttttgtaaaatttttttacatggtagcattcagtttataTCTTATCTAAGTGttgtagcattttccgttaaattcttgtcaatttcctattaattcaaatttttaacgtttctacccttattaaatGTTGAttattgtctttataatttgccctaccatttgagagcgttgatgaattaaacgtcaaaatggtgaattaaacatttaagtgcataaaaatagtttttggcaaattataaagacaacaaccaacacttaataagggtagaaacgtcaaaatggtgaattaaacggaaatttaaaaaaatttaacgaaaaatactACGGTAGTTTGATAA
This genomic window contains:
- the LOC130811364 gene encoding uncharacterized protein LOC130811364, with protein sequence MSGSNSFAKTICSICYEDLKPIVEDLQAISICGHVFHELCLQQWFEYCTNTKKQTCPVCKQGCTKKSVTRLYFQSIGDSILSQSQNECLKRNNNNQDAENAELLRIEVKRLEAKVLVLSSAVDFHQEDLNQVKEELQICKENLSKEVALKTEALRHKECIQSLLQAKSSDLIKSNLECSKLQERNMALVKEIAALKLVSDCNLEEEEIVKLATVGNENNNQDAIDVLKKSLVIRNKTYKELMAKCNTLGRGEARSLRKLEKAQEKILKLKTRVQELETTIEAKDNEQLRSLKAPMRNLDNVTLPTMNKMSGTSTSLNQSPFEQKGQSPTSVIDLDEEEGDDFYVNKETNKSKATFTLKSDGIHQHKKVRDDDSLGCDDAEQKLNTMDTHSQGDNWKGRFYQKCKSFGTVDSDNKEDQIQQSKSNHPHGLPDFAGLRNKVFNDPATNEASGLGLQDVTQVQPSFKPNAETSFIHLAEPGNRCFTGGLLGPDGANRYLGKWCKRAQNKGPSGSSNNTDSLISVGADGRGGTVKVLRSLGQSTMDVHDSVVSAKRFRSGSHSSGLRSHGCRQIDHFFKKTNT